In Labrus bergylta chromosome 5, fLabBer1.1, whole genome shotgun sequence, the genomic window AATTTCCAGTAAttataataaatgtttatattgaATAAAGCATATATTCCTAAAGAACATCCCTTTATGACTCACATTAAgaagacacatttattttttccagagACTTTAAAGGAGtatatttgaaaataaagagagcTGTTGGAAAAGTCTTAAAAAAGACATAACATGTATTTCTTATTCTTACATACCTTTTAAATAAGTATAGAACATGCATGCTGACACTGAGCTAGATAAAAGTAAGATCATAAATATCGTGCATTTTCTAGATTTAGATTTGATTGTTGGTTGAGCAAATGTTCAACAGTGTAAAATCTTTAATATGCCTTGAGCTGATGCGTGACAGGCCATCCAAAAACTATTAACAGCTCTCTGGGCAAAATGACTCTATTCCAGCATTCCTGAAGTTATTTGACTCCTTTCACAGAGATGAACACTCTCATGATGCAGATGAGACACACGGCACATGAGCTTCGAGTCACTCTGGATCATGTTCTTCAAGGAGGTGAGACAGCAGTGGCAACACAGAACTCTCACGACGACAACATGTCCTTCCTAGCGGAGCCTGAGGCAGAGATGAGAGCAGTTCATAACATCTCAGAGGTCAGTGCTCACATACTCCATGTCAACTTATAACAGCGAAATGTACACTTcaatttttttgtcagaaaaagttgttttgtcagtGTTCAGTTCTGAGATTGGATGATTGTCAGGTTTAGCAATATTTGACAATTTTACAAAAATGGAGTTGTCAGATTTCTGCATTTATTGTCTTAATATGTTTAAAGCTTTAATGCTATATTTCTTTTTCCCCCTAAGGATGATCACAACTTCCTCTATCTAGCTGAGAATCTTCGAGTGCCCAAAAATCTGTACGAGCGCATCGCAGAGATCGGAGACTACAAGAAGTACACGTCAGCACTACTGATGATCCTTTTCGACAGAGAAACTTTGGCCACACACTCTCTGCAGGGCCGCAGGAACACCTTCACTGGAGAAGACTGCCACAAGCCTCAGCTCCCACCTGAGATTCTGAGGAGTATAATCGGTTTGCATAatcattattgtattttaagcACACAGACATGATTGCTGTCTCTATGAAACAGATGATAAAGAATATGTTTgttcctctgtttcttcttccagATCATGTGGCGGTCAAGTTTGGTGTGGACAGCAGCCAAATCAAAACTGCAATCCGCACAAAGTTGAACAATGAGGACAAACTATTAAAGAAGAGACTGGGTTTGGGAAAAGCTGAACACAAAGCCGTTTTTGATCAGAGCCTTTGCCAAGATGCTTCACTCCTCCCTGAAAACGGAGCTATGACAAGTGATTCTCAGTTATAGCCCTTTGAGTCTGCCTTCATGTGTCATGTGTGATAGAAATGTGTGACAGGTTGCCTTCTGTGAATCCACACATTACTGATGAACTAATGGAATCTAGTGTTTGAAGTCacttttttcacactttttataACTTTTCCTATGTTATGTAGTCCATTAATACTGGGGTTACTTTTCATGTGTAAAGTTGGATATTTAAAAACGGTTTCTCACTCATAGGAAAACCGTTACCCTGTTGTCGATGACACACTGTGCATTAAACCACAATACTGTGTTTCTAGAGTCGTATTTTGCAGTTCCAAAATGAAGTGTAAGTAATAATCAAGCTTCCTGCTTCCACACTAATTGTTACATCACCCTCGCtgttgtgtttgactgtgtaAGTGGCAATAAAGATTTTGGAACGCACCTGTCTGTTATGTCAGGTTGAGAAGTCAAAGAAGTTTGCCCTCATGGGAtggagttttatttttctcattaaCCAGCAGATGTCAGCACTGAGCTCTGCTCCTGTAAGCATGATCAACTTCACTAGCTGTTGTGTAATGAAGGTTGGTGTTACTTCAAGAACCGAAAGGAATAAAATGAACGTTAATaagaaaatattgttttttcatTGGAGAACATCATTAGCAAATCCAGTCAGTACTTTAGTGTCTGTTCTTCTGTGAGAAGCAGAataaaggagtgtgtgtgaagacaGAGGCATAGTAAACAGTGTGAGACAGTCTGCGCCACGtacggagtgtgtgtgtgcgtgtgtgcgtgcgtgcgtgtgtgtgggacaTGCTTAATGGCAGTGGGTGGCGGTTTGTTGGAGTCATCATCTCTTGAAAGATGTGATTTGAACAAGCCAGTTGCcggctcctcctccctcctttcacTCAGCCAGCTGTGGTGTCTCAGTggacacacatattcacacactcacTACCTCTCTTTATCTGTTTGTATCAGACATCCCCCAGGACCATCTCTCTTGTGGCTGATCACAGATCTTGCATATAGTAGGTCCAGATaaatcacctttttaaaaaaatttttttagaTGGACCGCCTTTCTAATGAGCCTGAACCTTCACCTGAACACTGAGTTTGAAGCTTTAAAGGAACCTTGAATTCAACTCCTTAAAACTTTGTGGAGAAAAGTTGATTGGTAAGTAAGTTAGACTTGATGATAAGTGTAATTTATATAAATActgacaaacaaaatgtgagATGTATTTGATAAGAAAAACAGTAGACTCTTGAATGTTTTCCTTGCCATAACTCCGGATTCCACAAAGATCTGCAGAATTTACTTATTTGTTCCatgatttctctgtttttttaagttactCAAATACAGTAGAGACAcaagaaataacagaaatataGTTAGAGCATCATATAGAGGTGAATGTgttgaaatgtagaaatgaataaaacaggaagtttaaGTCACTAATGGTTTAAGTAATGTAAAAATCATGCTTTGATTCATAAGTCCTGACATATTGCTGTCATTTCAAATGTTCTTCAACTACTGACATGATCATACTTTTTGAAAAGAGGCATTTAAGGTTAAATTCAGGGCTTTAGGAAAGGTCAGAAAACGGAGGGGACCAGTGATATCTAAAACAATATTAGAGATGTGTTGTAGTTTTGAGCAGG contains:
- the LOC109980555 gene encoding uncharacterized protein isoform X2 encodes the protein MPPKRDAGALLSQPSVKMIKVGPDVQGFGCDPVEDKYRMADESGYSPFLNNEHEPLEFDEENVASPGIRTDTISLLMKIEQLQAQLKYERRCRILAERELRELKEMNTLMMQMRHTAHELRVTLDHVLQGGETAVATQNSHDDNMSFLAEPEAEMRAVHNISEDDHNFLYLAENLRVPKNLYERIAEIGDYKKYTSALLMILFDRETLATHSLQGRRNTFTGEDCHKPQLPPEILRSIIDHVAVKFGVDSSQIKTAIRTKLNNEDKLLKKRLGLGKAEHKAVFDQSLCQDASLLPENGAMTSDSQL
- the LOC109980555 gene encoding uncharacterized protein isoform X1; the protein is MKKFFFKVLFRLAQKKRSKCMMVSLSTDLFSPMPPKRDAGALLSQPSVKMIKVGPDVQGFGCDPVEDKYRMADESGYSPFLNNEHEPLEFDEENVASPGIRTDTISLLMKIEQLQAQLKYERRCRILAERELRELKEMNTLMMQMRHTAHELRVTLDHVLQGGETAVATQNSHDDNMSFLAEPEAEMRAVHNISEDDHNFLYLAENLRVPKNLYERIAEIGDYKKYTSALLMILFDRETLATHSLQGRRNTFTGEDCHKPQLPPEILRSIIDHVAVKFGVDSSQIKTAIRTKLNNEDKLLKKRLGLGKAEHKAVFDQSLCQDASLLPENGAMTSDSQL